In Hyalangium minutum, the genomic stretch GAACAATCCCAATCCCATCATTCGCATCATGGCCCGCGTGAATCAGACCCTCTATGTGACTGGGTACGAGGGGCTGGCCAAAACGGAATTCACCTTCCCGGCGGGGGCTCGTCTTGCGCCCGGCGATCAGTTCACGGATGTCGCGTACGTCGACTTGGAGAGCCGCAAGCCCTCGTTCCGCGCCATGGTCTACCTGGGGCTGAGCCGCGCCAGCCGGGACTTCACGTGTTACATGCAGCAGGAAGGCACGAAGTTCACCCGCATCCTCGGCCTCTACCAGGGAAACGGCGTTGAGCCCGAGCCTCTCGAAAAACAATACGGTGACGTTCTGGACCCCTTCCATGACGCGGAAGGCCGGCTCATCTGGCAGTACCAGATCGACAAGCTGTTTCCGTTCTCGGCTGCCCATGCGCGGCTCCTGCCGCTCGTGGAGGGCGCCGCGTTCGCCGGTGATGTCTTCGCTCTCAAGTACAAGCTCCCCAAGATGGTGCTCGGCGCCGTCGTCCGGGCTGCCGATGGGTCGTTCGCGCGCACGGTCCAGGGATGGGCTGATGCCGAGGGCTCCCTCGTGCCTGACGAACACACGCTCGTGCCGGTCGGCTCCATCACCAAGGCGTTCACGGGACACCTGCTTGCCAGGATGGTCGCGAAGGGAGAGGCCCGCTTCACGGATCAGATCGCTGAAAACCCCGCGATCCGCCTCATCGATCTGGTCACGCACACGAGCGGCCTGCCCCGCGAGGTGACCCCGGACATCGGGCTCGAACCGACGAAGCCAGAGCTGCTGCCGTCCGTCCTTTTTCCACCGGGAACGGGCGCGTTCTACTCGAACGTTGGCTTCAACGCCCTCTCCCGAGCGTTGTACGACAAGTGTAACAAGTCGGAAAACGCATCCTATTACGACCTGTTGAATCGAGAGGTGCTGTCCCCTCTCCAACTCGGCCACACCTCGTTCAACGCGCCGCCCTGGAAGGTGGGATGCAAAGACGACAGCACCCAGAACCTGTTCGGTGGCCACGATGCCAATGGCAACCCCTGGCCCCGGCAGAGGCCAGCGTCCCAGCCGGGGCAAGAGCCGCAGCCGACGCACAACTCTACACCTCGGGGCGCCAGCGGCCTGTACTCGACACCCGAGGACCTCCTCACGTGGCTCCAGTGGCACCTCGAGACCGGCAGCGACCTAGAGCGAAGCGACGTGGAGGCGCGGTTCCTGAATCACGGGGCCTACGTGCAGCGTGACGGGCTGAATCCCGTCATCGGCCTCGACGAGTCCGGCCACATGGATGCGATGGGGCTCGGCTGGGTCGTGATGATGCCCAGGGGCGACCGGCCGTTCATCCTTCAAAAGGCCGGTGGCACGAATGGTGTGTTCAGCTATGTCGCGTTCTCGCCCGTTCGAGGGATCGGACTCTTCATGTCCATCGACCAGTTCGACGTCGGCGCGGCGACGGAGATGCCAGAGATGATCAACGACCTCCTGGCCTCACGAAAATAAAGCGCGGGAGGGAGGGCCCCCATGAAGCCACAGCATCATGCGGGCAAGAATGTGGCGGCTCTCTCAGCCTCTTGCTTCAGGGCCGTATTGCGGATCTCCAGCAGCCGCTTCATGTGGCGCGCCAGGAAGAGCTGATCCGCCAGCCAGCCAAGAGGGCCCAGCGGCGCGCGGTGCTCCCACTCGTCCACCATGCGCGTGCCTCCCTCCACCGGCTCGAAGAGGTGCCGGTGCTCGAGGGAGGCGAACGGGCCGTGCACCTGGATGTCCGTGAAGCGGTGTGGACGCTCGAGCACCGTGATGCGGCTGCGCAGCCGCCAGCGCAGGCCCAGGTGCCGGGCCTGCCACTCCACCTCCTCGTCCAGCTCGATGAGGCCCCCGCGGCGGCCTCCCACGATCTGCTCGCCCGTGTGGGCCAGGGAGCGCTGGTGGAAGTCCAGATCCCGGGCCAAGTCAAAGACCCGCTCTGGCGGCGCGGCGATGAAGAATTCCAGGACGAAGCGGGCCACGGACACAGTCTAGCTCGCTCCGATGGACTTGGGGCTCCTCCGCTAACAGCCACAGACCCGATAGCTCTTGACCGTGCACGAGCCAGAGGGGGTGCAGCACCGCTTGGTGACGGTCCGGACTCTGTCCCTCTCATTATCGCAGTACCCTGAACGACACTCGCCATAGGTCTCTTCACACCGCACAGCGACGGGCGTCGCTGTGTCCGGCGAGACATCCCCGTCAGGAGGAGCCGTCTGCGAACCTTCGGTGACGGGGTCCTGCTCTGTCGAACTGACTCCGCAGGCAGCAAGCACCAGTACTCCGATGAACACCACGCATCGCAGGATCTTCATGACGCCCCCCTGTGCCCGCGACACCGCAGGCTGCACCGACAGAATCCGCGGGGAAGGTATGAGCAGCCCGGAGCAGCGCAAGACCGCCCGGGGTGCCATGCGCCGTGACAGGGAGCCATGTCTTCAACTGCGGGTCGCCTGGGCGGGAGGCCCTGGCAGGCGGCTCGTCTCGCCCGCTGGGGCAGGAGTCGAACCCACCGCCGGGACAGGAAGATAGGCGCCGCCACCGAGTCCAGGCAGAATGGCGCGGGGCTGTCACCGAGGCGCGCGGCCCCTCTCGACCTCAGAACCTGGCGCCGGAGGACTTCAGAATGATCGCAAGCCGTTGGATGGGACTGGCCGTGCTGACCGTGCTGTTCTCCACGAGCGCTCTGGCCCAGGCGACGACCCCCGTAGGGCGCTGGACCACCATCGATGACGAGACGAAGAAGCCCAAGTCCGTCATCTCCGTCTATGAGGAGAACGGCAAGCTCTTCGGGAAGATCGAGAAGCTCTTCCGCGAGCCCACCGAGGAACAGAACCCGGTCTGTGACAAGTGCGAGGGCGCGCTGAAGAACCAGCCCATTCTCGGCATGGTCATCATGAAGGATCTCAAGAAGGACGACGATGAGTGGTCCGGCGGCACGATCCTCGATCCGGCCAATGGCAAGACCTACAAGGTCAAGATCGCCGTGGAGGACGGGGGCAAGAAGCTGAAGGTCCGCGGCTACATCGGCATGGCGCTGTTGGGTCGCACCCAGCACTGGGTTCGCGCCGAGTAGTGTCGCCCTGTGGTGGAGGCGCTGCCGGATCAGCCTCCGCCGTTCGCCTGCTGGAGCGCCTGGGCTGCCCGCTTGATGGCGGCCCGGATGCGCACGTAGGTGCCGCACCGGCAGACGTTGTCGCTCATGGCGGCGTCGATCTCGGCATCCGTGGGGTGGGCGTTTCTCCGGAGGAGATCGACCGCGGCCATGATCTGACCGGGTTGGCAGAACCCGCACTGGGCCACGTCCTCAGCGATCCACGCTTGCTGCACGGGGTGGAGCCCCGGGGCGCCCAGGCCCTCGATGGTCGTCACCTGGTGGCCCTCCACGCTGCTCGCGGGATGGATGCAGGGGCGGAACGCCTGTCCATCGAGATGGCTGGTGCAGGCCCCGCATACGCCGACGCCGCAGCCATACTTGGGGCCCGTGACGCTCAGCACTTCGCGCAGCACCCACAGGAACGGCATGTCCAGAGGGGTGTCCACCGACACGGGCTTCCCGTTCAAGGTGAAGTGAATCACCGGCATGGTCAGGCGCCTCCGTTGAGGAGCGGGAACTGGGTGGGCATCGTGCCGGTGGCCCGGGCAATGGCATTGGCCAGGGCCGCAGCCGCACTGGGATAGCCGAGCTCTCCCACGCCTCCCACGTGGTTGTCCGAGCGGACCAGGTGCACCTGGATCTCGGCGGGGGTGTGCCGCATGCGCAGCCACCGGTAGTCCGCGAAGCTGCCCTCTCGCACGGCTCCCGCGTCAATGTGGATGCCGGCACTCAGCGTGGTCGACATCGCGTCCACGGCGGCGCCTTGGAGCTGGGCCTCGATGCTCTTGGGGTTGATGGGCAGGCCGACATCGGCGGCGATGACGATCCGCAGCACCCGGGGCGTCTCTCCCGTGACGTCGACCTCGACCAGGTGGGCGATGGCACTGTTCCACTCCTCGAGCACGGCGACGCCCTGGGCCACCCCCGCTGGGAGTGGCCGGCCCCACTGCCCCTTGCTGGCGACTTCGTTCAGCACCGCCTTGAGGCGATTCGAGGTGAGCCGGGACTGCCGCAGCTCGACCGGGTCGCGCCCCAGCGCCCGTGCCAGCGCATCCACGAAGATTTCATTCGCTACGCCCACCTGGCTGGTGAACACGGAGCGGAAAGAGCCTGTGGGAATGGGGAGGGTGACCTCGCGCATGTCCTGGCTCACCCACCCGAAGGAGTAGGGGACGTGCTGTGTCATGGCGAAGAACACCTGGCTGGTCACGTTGGGCAGGACTTCACCAGCCATGGCGGTGAGGAGGTCTCCGAAACCGTGAGGAAGCTCCACCGTGGGAATGGCGGCGCGGTGGTTCCAGCCGAGGATCGACCCCGCTGGACCGAGGTAGGCGAGGAGCCGGTGGTGGCTGGCGGGCCGGAAGTGGCCGTGGCGCATGTCGTCGTTGCGCGTCCACATCAGCTTCACGGGACGCCCGAGCGCCCGCGAGACGAGCGCGGCTTCCACCGCGGCCTCGGTGAAGAACCTGCGGCCGAACCCGCCTCCTGCCCTCACGGGATGCACGGTCACCCGCTGCGGCGTGAGTGCCCAGCCGAGCGCCTCGGCGACCTGGCGCCGCGCGTACTTCGGATCCTGCGCTCCCATCCAGATCTCGGCACTGTCGGCGGTGACTCGGGCCACGCAGCTCTGCGTCTCCATGGGCGCGTGGGCGAGGTAGGGGAAGTCGAAGCGGGCCTCCAGGGTCTGGGTGGTGAACAGCGGCGGGAGCGGCCGCGCGCCGATGGCATCTCGCAGGCTCGTTCGAATGTGGGAGTCGGAGAGGTGGCTGGCCGGCCCCAGGGTCCAAGTGATTCGCAGCGCATCGCGCGCAGCGAAGGCCTGAGCGAAGTTCTGGGCGGCGACGGCGACTCCCGAGGGCAGCGGCACCACCCCCACCACTCCGGGCAGCGCCGAGGCGGCCGAGGCATCCAAGGTCTGGACCGAGCCGCGCAGCGTGGGAGGCCGGGCCACGAGGACGGGCACGGCCCCTGGAATATCGAGATCGAGCGTGTAGCGCGCAGCCCCTGTCACGAGGTCGTGCGCATCAATGCGCCCCGTGGGCCGTCCCACCACCTTATAAGTGCTCGGTGGCTTCGGCAGGGTGGGGACCTCGGGGATCAAGACGCGGGCGGCCTCCTGGGCCAGCTCGCCGTAGCCAGTGCGGCGGCCGTCGGGCGCGAGCACCTCTCCATTGGAGGTGGAGAGCGTGAGCGCCAGCACCTGCCAGCGGTGCGCGGCGGCTGTGACGAGCCGGGCGCGGGCGTCGGCAGCCGCGGCGCGAAGGGGACCGGCCAGATAGCGCATTGTCGATGACAGCCCGGTGAGCTGGATGAGCCAGCGCGGATCCGCGTCCGCGCTGCGCACGTCCACGGAGCTCAGCGGCACGTCGAGCTCCTCCGCGACGAGCATGGCCACGCCGGTGGTGATGCCCTGGCCCATCTCGGTGCGGGGCAGCGTCGTGAGGACGCGCCCATCGGAGCGGAGGGTGATGTAGAGGTCCAACGGAGTCTCGGCTGGAGCCTCCGCCGCGCAGGCGGAGGGCACATCGAGCCCCCACCTCGCCGCCACCATCAACGTGGGGGCGGCGACCAGCCACGTCAGAAACTGGCGGCGGTTCGCACCGTCTGAACCGCCTGGCTCCGGTGTCTGTGTGTCAGCCATGGAAGGACTATGGCTGACACGTTTCGGGGACTCCATGACTCGCCGGGTGATGCGTCCGCTACCCCCCTGATCAGGCGGTGCTCTGTTCACTCGGTGGTGGGGTTGGTCCCTTCCAGCTCATGGTCCAACCACGTCTTGAATGCATCCACCACCGCCGGTACCGCGGCGGCTCCGAGCCAGTTGTGGTTGGAGCCCATGAAGGAGAAGGCCACTGCGACGTAGGCCACGTCGGGGGCGAGATAGCCGTCGATGTAGTAGCCCAGGCCCAGGAAGCGCAGATCGATGATGTACGGGCTGGTTGAGATGAAGACGTCTGCCCGGTTCGTGTACTGGTCATCGGTCCATCCGAAGTAGTAGTCGGCCAGTGTGGAGGCCACAGGCGTCGTTCCTGGCCACCCCCGGGTTCTCAGCAGCATCGAGACGTTGAGCCCGTCCACGTCCCCGCGCATGTCCTCGTGCCCCTCGTTCATCAGGGCCGACCAGCTGTCGGTGCTGTGCTCCACCATGTGATTGGCGGCGGTCCCCAGGTCTCCTGCCAGCGTCACCATGGCGCCGTGGCTCGCGAGGTTGGGGAGGTCATACTCTGCGGTCTCGTAGATCCAGCGATTCCGCCGGTTCAAGAACTCGTTCGAGCCCAACCGGGGATAGGGCGCGTTGAAATCCACCGCGCACAGGAGGTGCCCGAAGTCCACCCGCTGGCCGTTGGGCGCGCGGATGGCCGCGATGTAGCCACCGTTCTGATCCGGATGGATGGGCCCGTGCGGAACTCCGAGCAGGTCGATCATCGACAAGGAGATCGGCTCCGCGCCCGACGCGGTGAAGTACATGCCGCCGTTGTAGTAGGCCTGCCGGGCGAGCTGGACCGCGTAACCGGGAAGGAAGGCGTACTGCTTCTCGAGCTGGCTGATGCGAGTGATGAGCACCGGCAAGCGGGCGCGCTCTCGCTGCTCCTCGGGGAACGCCGCCTCCGTCTGCAACAGGCTCGCCAGCTCCATCGAGGCAAGGTACAGCGCCGTGGATGCCTCACTCTGCTCCGAGGGCGGGGCCGTGGGCGGCAGGGATTGGAGCCTGCGCATGGCTCGCCCGAGCCGGACCCGGGTGTTGCTGAGGGCGATCTGGTTCTGGAGGGCGGCATGACTGATGCCCCACGCGCCCGGGGCGATCCCAATCGTCTCGGTGAGCTTGTCGGAGTCCAGAGGCGCGAGGGTAGGCTGCGGAATCGTGGGGACGGGGCCCGCCTCCGGACAGGACTTGCCCTGCGCGCTCCATCCCGTCTCCCCGCAGGAGTAGTACTGCAAGTCGGCACCACAGACCTGCTCGCCGCACGTGGTCGCTGTGACGGGGTTGCCCAGAAAGTCCACGCCGTTGGGGCAATAGCAGGAGGGAGGAGGTTCCTCTCCCTGGCAGGAGATGCCCTGCGCGCTCCAGCCCGTCTCCTCGCAGGAGTAGTACTGGAAGTCAGCGCCACAGACTTGTTGGCCGCAGGATGTCCCCGTGACGGGGTTACCCTGAGAGTCCGCGCCATCGGGGCAATAGCAGGACTGGGCGTGGCTCACGGACGGGAGGAGCAGCGTGCCCAGCACTCCGGCGGCCAAGGCCAGCGCCATGGCGAGTGGCCGGGTAACTCCAGAGGTTCGGTAGGCGGGAAGGGCAGGGGACTCGATGGGTGGGGAATGCATGGAACTTCTCCTCGGCTCATCAATTCGAGCTTCGTGGGAGTGACAGGCGCCACCGCTGGCCGCCGCAAAAAAATCTAGAATTCCTCTGACGGAAGGAGCCGGATGGGGCATCCCACGGATGTGGTAGCGGGTCAGTGCCTGGGCGAGAACACCCTGGACGGGCTGAGCCGAGGGCACTTATCCGCCGAGGAGCGCGAGGTCGCGGTGCGCCACCTCGACGGGTGTGACAGCTGCCGCCAGCTCCTGGCCGCGCTAGGGCAGGCAGTGAGCACTCCCGGTGCTGTGACTCCGTGGACGGGCTCTGCCAGTGCCCCCACTCCGGCGAGGCCTCGCCTCACGGCGGGTGAGCGGGTGGGGCGCTACACGGTGCTCCACGAGGTGGGCGCGGGAGGCATGGGCGTCGTCTATGCGGCGTACGATCCCGAGCTGGACCGGCGCATCGCGCTGAAGCTGGTGCACAGCGAGGCTCTGCCGGAGGACTCGCGGGAGGAGGCGGCCTCACGGCTGCTCCGGGAGGCGCAGGCGCTGGCTCGGCTCTCCCACCCGCATGTCGTCACGGTGTTCGATGGAGGCCGCTTCGACGGGCAGGTCTTCCTCGCCATGGAGTTCATCGAGGGAGGCTCGCTGGGACAATGGCTGCGCGCGGAGCCGCGTCCGGCGGATGCGGTGCTGGCGCTGTTTCTCGAAGCGGGCCAGGGGCTCGCGGCGGCCCACCGCGCGGGGCTCGTGCACCGCGACTTCAAGCCGGACAACGTGCTGGTGGGCAAGGATGGCCGGGCGCGGGTGACGGACTTCGGTCTGGTGCGACTCGCTGCTCCGGGAGGCCAGCCGCTGGGCGGAGGAGCGGAGCCCCCGCGAGCGCTGCCGGCCGGAGCCGAGGCGAGAACCCAATTGGGGGCGAAGCTCGGCACACCGGTGTACATGGCACCGGAGCTGTGGCGGGGGGCCCCGGCGTCCGCTCGCAGCGATCAATTCGCGTTCTGTGTGGCCTTCTATGAGGCGCTTCAAGGAGAGCGCCCCTTTACGGTGAATGCGCTGGCGGAGGGAGGAATGCCGCTCGGAGGGCGAGGGCTGCCGCGTCCCACTCGCATCCCCCCGAGGTGGTGGCCGATCCTCGTCCGCGGCCTCGCTTCGGAGCCCGAGGCACGGTTTCCCTCCATGGACGTGCTCCTGGATGCGCTCGAGAGCACGCAGACGATGCAGCGCAAGCGGCGCATTCGGGCGGGGGTGCTCCTGGGCGTGGGAGTCCTGATGGCGGCGGGCCTGGGGCTGTTCCGCTGGCGCGAGCGGGCTCACGATGTGTGTGCGGGAGCGCGTGAGCGGCTCGTAGGCGCGTGGGATGAGGCTCAGAAGAGCGAAGTGCGCGCCGCCTTCCTGGCCACCCACTCAGCCCATGCGGAGGCCGCGTGGTCGGGGACGGAGCGCCTGCTGGATCGCTACGCGGACGCATGGGCCCAGATGCGCACCGACGCCTGCGAGGCCACCCACGTGCGCGGAGAGCAGTCCGGGGAGCTGCTGGACTTGCGCATGGCGTGCCTGGCGCAGCGCCGCGAGAGCCTGCGCGCCCTGGCTCACGTCTTGAGCACTGCGGACAGAGGGGTCGTGGAGAGGGCCGTGGAGGCGGCGGGCCAGCTTCCTCGGTTGGAAGAGTGCGCCTCGACGCAGGCCCTCCTGGCGCCGCTGCGTCCGCCGCAGGACCCGGCGGCCCGCGAGCGGATCGATGCGGTCCGCGCGCAGCTCGCCGAGGCCAAGGCGCTGCTTTCCGCGGGCCGCTACGAGTCGAGCCGGGCTCTCGTGGAAGAGGTCCTCCGCGCGTCTCAGGACGTGTCTTACAAGCCTGTCGAGGCCGAGGCGTTCCTGGCTCTCGCCCTGGCCCATGTCCGCCTGGAGGACAGTCCTCAGGCGGCCAAGGCGCTCGGACAGGCCTTGATGGCGGCGGAGGCCAGTGGACACATCGAGGTCGCCGCGAAGACCGCCGCCATGCTCGCGCTGGTGCACGGCCTGCACCTTCGGCAGCACGCGCAGGGGCACTTCTGGGTGGACTTTGGCGGAGCGGTGCTGGAGCGCCTCGGGCCTTCACCGGCGCTCGCAGCGGAGCGGCTGTTCATCCTGGGCAACCTCCTGATGGATGAGGGACGCGCGAGCGAGTCCATCCCACCGCTCGAGGAGGCGCTCGCGCTCCAGGAGAAGTTCCAGGGTCCGGAGCACCTCCAGGTCGC encodes the following:
- a CDS encoding xanthine dehydrogenase family protein molybdopterin-binding subunit, with protein sequence MADTQTPEPGGSDGANRRQFLTWLVAAPTLMVAARWGLDVPSACAAEAPAETPLDLYITLRSDGRVLTTLPRTEMGQGITTGVAMLVAEELDVPLSSVDVRSADADPRWLIQLTGLSSTMRYLAGPLRAAAADARARLVTAAAHRWQVLALTLSTSNGEVLAPDGRRTGYGELAQEAARVLIPEVPTLPKPPSTYKVVGRPTGRIDAHDLVTGAARYTLDLDIPGAVPVLVARPPTLRGSVQTLDASAASALPGVVGVVPLPSGVAVAAQNFAQAFAARDALRITWTLGPASHLSDSHIRTSLRDAIGARPLPPLFTTQTLEARFDFPYLAHAPMETQSCVARVTADSAEIWMGAQDPKYARRQVAEALGWALTPQRVTVHPVRAGGGFGRRFFTEAAVEAALVSRALGRPVKLMWTRNDDMRHGHFRPASHHRLLAYLGPAGSILGWNHRAAIPTVELPHGFGDLLTAMAGEVLPNVTSQVFFAMTQHVPYSFGWVSQDMREVTLPIPTGSFRSVFTSQVGVANEIFVDALARALGRDPVELRQSRLTSNRLKAVLNEVASKGQWGRPLPAGVAQGVAVLEEWNSAIAHLVEVDVTGETPRVLRIVIAADVGLPINPKSIEAQLQGAAVDAMSTTLSAGIHIDAGAVREGSFADYRWLRMRHTPAEIQVHLVRSDNHVGGVGELGYPSAAAALANAIARATGTMPTQFPLLNGGA
- a CDS encoding (2Fe-2S)-binding protein, with the protein product MPVIHFTLNGKPVSVDTPLDMPFLWVLREVLSVTGPKYGCGVGVCGACTSHLDGQAFRPCIHPASSVEGHQVTTIEGLGAPGLHPVQQAWIAEDVAQCGFCQPGQIMAAVDLLRRNAHPTDAEIDAAMSDNVCRCGTYVRIRAAIKRAAQALQQANGGG
- a CDS encoding SRPBCC family protein, which produces MARFVLEFFIAAPPERVFDLARDLDFHQRSLAHTGEQIVGGRRGGLIELDEEVEWQARHLGLRWRLRSRITVLERPHRFTDIQVHGPFASLEHRHLFEPVEGGTRMVDEWEHRAPLGPLGWLADQLFLARHMKRLLEIRNTALKQEAERAATFLPA
- a CDS encoding DUF2147 domain-containing protein, which codes for MIASRWMGLAVLTVLFSTSALAQATTPVGRWTTIDDETKKPKSVISVYEENGKLFGKIEKLFREPTEEQNPVCDKCEGALKNQPILGMVIMKDLKKDDDEWSGGTILDPANGKTYKVKIAVEDGGKKLKVRGYIGMALLGRTQHWVRAE
- a CDS encoding serine hydrolase, whose translation is MNNPNPIIRIMARVNQTLYVTGYEGLAKTEFTFPAGARLAPGDQFTDVAYVDLESRKPSFRAMVYLGLSRASRDFTCYMQQEGTKFTRILGLYQGNGVEPEPLEKQYGDVLDPFHDAEGRLIWQYQIDKLFPFSAAHARLLPLVEGAAFAGDVFALKYKLPKMVLGAVVRAADGSFARTVQGWADAEGSLVPDEHTLVPVGSITKAFTGHLLARMVAKGEARFTDQIAENPAIRLIDLVTHTSGLPREVTPDIGLEPTKPELLPSVLFPPGTGAFYSNVGFNALSRALYDKCNKSENASYYDLLNREVLSPLQLGHTSFNAPPWKVGCKDDSTQNLFGGHDANGNPWPRQRPASQPGQEPQPTHNSTPRGASGLYSTPEDLLTWLQWHLETGSDLERSDVEARFLNHGAYVQRDGLNPVIGLDESGHMDAMGLGWVVMMPRGDRPFILQKAGGTNGVFSYVAFSPVRGIGLFMSIDQFDVGAATEMPEMINDLLASRK
- a CDS encoding serine/threonine-protein kinase — its product is MGHPTDVVAGQCLGENTLDGLSRGHLSAEEREVAVRHLDGCDSCRQLLAALGQAVSTPGAVTPWTGSASAPTPARPRLTAGERVGRYTVLHEVGAGGMGVVYAAYDPELDRRIALKLVHSEALPEDSREEAASRLLREAQALARLSHPHVVTVFDGGRFDGQVFLAMEFIEGGSLGQWLRAEPRPADAVLALFLEAGQGLAAAHRAGLVHRDFKPDNVLVGKDGRARVTDFGLVRLAAPGGQPLGGGAEPPRALPAGAEARTQLGAKLGTPVYMAPELWRGAPASARSDQFAFCVAFYEALQGERPFTVNALAEGGMPLGGRGLPRPTRIPPRWWPILVRGLASEPEARFPSMDVLLDALESTQTMQRKRRIRAGVLLGVGVLMAAGLGLFRWRERAHDVCAGARERLVGAWDEAQKSEVRAAFLATHSAHAEAAWSGTERLLDRYADAWAQMRTDACEATHVRGEQSGELLDLRMACLAQRRESLRALAHVLSTADRGVVERAVEAAGQLPRLEECASTQALLAPLRPPQDPAARERIDAVRAQLAEAKALLSAGRYESSRALVEEVLRASQDVSYKPVEAEAFLALALAHVRLEDSPQAAKALGQALMAAEASGHIEVAAKTAAMLALVHGLHLRQHAQGHFWVDFGGAVLERLGPSPALAAERLFILGNLLMDEGRASESIPPLEEALALQEKFQGPEHLQVARTLGRLAFALATLERFTEALPLAQRALAIQERLLGPEHPDCAISLQSIAFVLAMAGRSPEAVPLMERALAIEERAFGADHPSIVKSLISLSNVQTEAADAIPPLERALAIQQRAPHAQESDTLLILKNLAINHSLLGHAREQLEYAQRALEREEKMLGPDAPDLAPTLHMVGNAHERLGAPARALPLLERALSIAESRPLTESHTIGRDERAQIRMHLADTLWALGRERARARALVTEALELARGAGGSMDAQAAELEKWLATHPLPK